The stretch of DNA ATCTTTGTGGGTCTTTTGTATAGTTTCAGACTTTGAATTCAGAGATGTTAATCAGGCTCAGTCAACCGaatgtgtatgtactgtatgtgttcaTCGGACGAGAACACCTAATATTTACATATCCATGACAACGTGGCAAACGTCATCTGCTGAGGAAGACCATTTGTTTTGAGAGAAAGCTCCGGAGTCGCTACTCATGGAACTTGTGGTGAGATATTTTGTTCCAACTTCATACCTGAAGTTTTTAATCTGCTAACACATCCTGAAAGATGGCTGATCCAAATCATGAAAACACCCTGAATTACATGGCATTAGTACACAGTGTGACACGCATGGTAATCTATGCCGAGTCCAATATAAGTTGTTAACAACGCATTACCGAGCACAAACTTACTTGAATATAGGATTTGACACATGAATGGATTTACGAGGTAATTCTAATGTTAGGATGCCTGAATTGTACATTATTTCCCAAAGCATAATCTACACTAGTGCATGGCAGTTTGTCAAACTTTTCACATAAAGCTCCATCGTGAACTTCTCAGATGTTTGTGTTGAAGTCAGTCTGTTCAGTTGAACCCCAATAACTACAGTTACTCCATGATCTAATGGCAACATCAGGTCCCTTTGGCAAGTATTGTATGAATGTTTATTCTAAAAGTAAAAGGTCACTTTGAATATTATATTACTTTGGTAGACGTCTCAAATATTCCAAAGCTTTCGTTTCAATATAAAATACGAAAAACTAAGTGCATCAAACTGCATGCATGTATATCTTTgctttgtattttaattgtggAATGGCAATGTCATGGTAAGCTTCCTGTCTAATGCTGCTGAGACAGAACAGAGCTCACCTGACATACtgccccaaaaagaaaaaaaataatctaattatTCAAACCCTGTTATGTTATTGAAGTAAATTTAAGTAAAGCTTCGAGTCCGATCGACAACTCAACCAGTGCAAAGAGTTGCAGAATGATCTCTGAAGATAAAAAGGCGCATACGTTATGAAACAGGTGCATTGACTTtgagcacttaaaaaaaataaaaaagttatatCACTCTCTTGTGAGTCTCCCTACCTTTATGGATGTGCAGCACAAAATTACTGAAGTTAaccttaaatattaaaaatctCAAAGAGTGAGAAGtgatttgtttgaaaaaagGTATAAAGAACTTACAGCTCCAACCAGACTCTTGCCTTTCACCATGTCCACAATCTGCAGAGCGATGTCCTCCCCACAACGAGCCTGAGCCTCCTTCGTACTGGCTCCCAGGTGAGGACAGCTGATGACATTAGGATGCTCGACCAATGAGCGGTTCTTAGGAGGCTCCTGtggccaaacaaacacaaagtaagACTGCTGcaactcttttatttatattaatgagtGATCAAGGAAATAATTCTGTGCTCCAATGATCTTGCCTCAACAAAGACGTCAAGCCCTGCTCCTCCGCACTGTCTGGACTCCAAAGCTCGGAGGAGAGCCGCCTCATCAATGATGCCCCCTCGTGCACAGTTCACAACCTTCACTCCCTTCTTGCACTTCGCAAACGTTTCATCACAAAGTAGACCTTGGGCAGGAAAATGTACAATTGAAAAAGCAATCCCACAATTCCTCGGTACAATTGATGACGGCTGCATGTAAAACTCACCGACAGTAGAGGGCATGAGGGGAGTGTGCACAGTAATGTAGTCACACTGGGGCCACAGCTGCTCCAGAGACATCTGCTCGACCCCCCAGCCTGCGGTCACCTCAGGAGTAGTGATTGGGTCATAGCCGATCGTCTACGAAGAGAAAGACAACCATACCGTATCGCGTTTGTTTAACCTTTAAGTGTGATTAACCACTGAGAAACATGACCCGTCTTGACATGCATGATCTCTTTACTTACCCTCATGCCAAATGATTGCATTCTTGAGGCGACTTCCTTTCCTATTCTTCCAAGTCCAACTATTCCGAGCACTTTGCCGTACAGCTCTGCACCCATGAACTGCGAAATTAGAAACAAAACTATGACCCAGTCCAAGTGTCACACCTGATTAGTGCCGTTTGGCCTGAACAATGGAGCCGACCATGCAACAGTAATCGCTTTGTGTGCCAACCGCAAACACGGTCGTTCAAACGGGCGACAAACTAAAATCTCGGCTCACCTTTTTGCGATCCCAGTTCCCTTGTTTCATCGACATCGCAGCTTGAGGCACATTTCTAGAAgcagaaagaaatgaaacaCCACGACACTTGTACTGTACTTCAATGCAATTTTAAAAACGGTGCACAGTTGCTCATCTCACCTTGAGAGGCTCATCAGTAGAGCACATGTCAGCTCGGCGGCACTGATCGTGTTGCCGCTCGGTGTGCTGGAGAAAACGGTCTCCAGTTAATGGACAGTACATTGTATTATGTTGGAACTGCGCAAGCATAATTGGTGCACAGACTGGGAACTTACTTCATGACAATAATACCCTTTTTGGTGGCAGCGTCAACATCCACATTGTCCACGCCAGTTCCAGCTCTCCCAATGATTTTGAGGTTATGAGCAGCACTGATGACGTCAGCGTTTACCTTCGTTGCAGATCGAACCACAAGGCCATCGTAGTCCTGGTAGTGAGAAAAGCATTCAGTTGATCTCATGGCATTTATGGTTATCAATTATTACGTGGCACTTTGATTAATGCAAAGAAGCTGGTCATTTCTATCACCATGGCACAATATAAACCAACATCATAAAACCATggattgtttttaaaacattttttacctCATCTACCTTTTAGACAAGTATTCCTTCAGAAATGTAGTTTTAATACTTGCAAGTGTTTCAGATTAAGTATACATAGCAGATAGTTAAATAAATGTGAGTTTACTCATGTTATCACAAACACAGAGTGCTTTTTGACCCAACCTGTCTTGCCTggttattatatttcttttattccagactcatgagtccataaagcaataaacacaaatataacaacaatatataaaatacaatacaatacaatacagggacataggtacaattactgcagttaaatgGTTAGTTCCGTTTGTTTGGGCGaatgtgaaaaatgtcaatCCAAAGCTGGCGATGAAAGAACCAGACTGAGCCCGTCTGAAAAGGCCTTGGTCTGCTTCCAGTGCTGGACTCCGCTGTGGTTTGTATGCGGTTTGAAAGCAAATGGACTAACCCAAAAGCCTGCGTGatagcagatgtgtgtgtgtgtgtgtgtgtgtgtgcataaattCAATAACTCGACTACAGCCGACCGTGGGCTGCGAACAATGCCCGATCTGTGTTGGTGATGTTACGGCCTATATTTTTACAAGATATTTCTGTAACCATGGTAACTCGTGAGCTTTTCAAGTGTGGAGATGAGTGTACTGTAACAATTATGGTGCAAATGCTTCTGTTTGTCATGTTTCTTGTCTTACTGTTTATGATCAG from Cyclopterus lumpus isolate fCycLum1 chromosome 21, fCycLum1.pri, whole genome shotgun sequence encodes:
- the phgdh gene encoding D-3-phosphoglycerate dehydrogenase, encoding MAPISIQTVLISESVDPRCKAILEENGIRVTEKPNMKRDELMAEIKDYDGLVVRSATKVNADVISAAHNLKIIGRAGTGVDNVDVDAATKKGIIVMNTPSGNTISAAELTCALLMSLSRNVPQAAMSMKQGNWDRKKFMGAELYGKVLGIVGLGRIGKEVASRMQSFGMRTIGYDPITTPEVTAGWGVEQMSLEQLWPQCDYITVHTPLMPSTVGLLCDETFAKCKKGVKVVNCARGGIIDEAALLRALESRQCGGAGLDVFVEEPPKNRSLVEHPNVISCPHLGASTKEAQARCGEDIALQIVDMVKGKSLVGAVNAPVLASTFSRDSHQLIKLGEAVGAVLQSCTASKKPVKHVQITTQGDCLKSSTGFMTSSVLVGLLNQEPGCCPNLINVLSLAKESGIAVNQTHCASDGAASGVCKVEIVVDGSSYKASGSVQGGVPVLLELDDSVFRQPVSLTGNLLFFKASASPQLLSSVAGLLATEGVEIESFSAPTAHSGDLWYCVGVSSLPRDLSALKPLVKEAAHLTI